The following DNA comes from Epinephelus moara isolate mb chromosome 2, YSFRI_EMoa_1.0, whole genome shotgun sequence.
ATGAGTCACTGCCTCACCTCAACATGCACTTTTGTAAGAGGAGGGATCTTCATATAATTATTCAGCTGCAGCATCTctataataagaataataaatgAAGGTTTAATGTGTTTAGATGGAGGCTTCTGCATTATTtggtaaacaaaaagaaaatatgcgCAGGGTGTAACTGcaaatgacatgtttttattgtatagTAAAACTATGTTTAACAGCCCATTCACTTGAAATTCAGTTGAAATTCCACTTAAATTAGGATAAGTGCTGGCAACATAACAGTCTGGCTCTTGGACACATCCTCCGTTGTATTCACCACTGGCCAAGAAACTTCCTGTAAATACGTTATTGTTTACAACAGAAGTTTCATACCCAGGATTTCTTAAGGTCAACATTTCTTCTGGCACACTGAGCCTGAACTGCACTTTATTCCCCTTTAATTTAACAGCTCCGGCAGCTTTTCTAGTTAAATCGACTGTTCATTATTGAGACCCATTTTACGAAGGGGCTGTGAGGTGCAATTTAATGAATCTCTGGCACAAAGCTCCCTTTCACTGCCGGGCGAAGAATAGAGGCTATTTAGACCCTGTAGGGCTTTATGTCAAAGGCAGCCCATAATAGTTGTCAGGCCAGGGCAGAAATTCCCACTGGCCTGGGAATGCACTAGAAATCAACTTTTGCCATGAGCAGATTAAGACACAAGCAAGCAGTTGGGAAGATTCTCCCAAATAGTGGCATCTGTTTGGGCACAAAGATTTTCCCACAGAAAGGGAGCCTTTCTCACCACTGTGTAGCCTTCGTTTAATAGTTGGGTTTGTTTCAGTGCTTAAATGAACAGTAATTAGATTACAAGTTAACTTCTATTTGATAATCCAGACAGGAAACACATAAATGGGCAGGATGATTGAATAGTGGTTAAAATGTGTTGAAACATGAGCAGGAATCACATGAATAATGACACTGATTAGTTGTGGGATATTTaactttgatttaaaaataatttggtGGTTTGTTTAATAACCATATTTAACAtgattttttaacatttgagagGTTTTTGTTTAACAATTCTACCCAGCAAAAATACTCTATCCATCAGGATTTTAAAGGCTTTTCTGCTCACTGTTACAGTAATATCCTCCAGTTTCATGAAAGCGTTTTTGGTTCAGAGCACACACAGTTAAACTAGAGGGGGAGAGTTGTGACAGAGGTTATTGTCTTCAACTCAGCAGGGAATTTCAGACAAATCCCTCTTAGATGCAGGTGGTCGGGCACTCGCAAAGAGTTAAGTCCTGCGGTCTCTTTGCCCCTCCTCTTTGATGTTCTGACATCATTAGTCCAGCCCCCCAAAAGATCTCCTTGCTTTCCTCAGAGCCCGTCACTTCTACTCTGGAATGTTTACAGGAACTTCATGAGCAGCATCAGGACCAAGTGTTTGCCAGAGGGAAAAAGACATGCTCTGAAGAAACTTTGGGTTCAGGGATCACAGCGGATGCCACAGGTGTAGCCGCTGGGCTCAACAGAGTAATGGCTGTTCAGACTGCAATCATGAACCCTCAGTTCATGAATTTCTGCTTCCCTGGTTCTGTGATGGAGTACGATGTTGAGAAAAGTCTGGATGGGAGTCTCTTGGGCGAGGCAGAAAATGACGaggactacaaagagaccaCTAGGGACTTGCTGAGCTTCATAGACTCAGCCTCCAGCAATATCAAGCTGGCTCTGGACAAGCCAGTGAAATCCAAGAGGAAAGTGAACCACCGGAAGTATCTACAGAAGCAGATCAAAAGGTGCACCGGCATTATAACACCAGGAAACGTAGCAGAAGCCCCAGTTAAAAGACAGGGTTCCCCCCTGGCTCAGCCCAGCCCTTTGCAGAGCAAAACTCTACCTAAACGTGATGGGGTCCAGGCCAACTTACAGAGCAAGAGCCTGGCAGCTCTTTTTAGCCCTGTGAAGGATATAAGGGGTGAAAAAGCCAAGAAACCACCCCTGAGGCATCGCAATCTGCCCCCCTCTTTTTTCACTGAGCCTGCCAACTGCTCCAAAGTCAGCTCCACATCTGGGATGACGTTGAAGGACTTGGAACGAGGCAATCCTGAGGCTGCAGAGTTCTTCGAGCTCTTGGGGCCTGATTACAGCAACATGGTCAGCGACCAGGACCTTTATCAAAGCATGCCTGTGCGGGTGCAGCCAGAGATGGGAGGCCCTGATCCTGCTTCCTACGATGCCCACCATTTAGTCGGTGGTCTCCTGTACGCTGAGCCCTGGACTAGCTGCTCAGGACCCTCTAAAAAACTAGGGGAGAGCCTGCGTACAGGCCCAACCCAGCCTCCTGTCTACTGTCCCTCTGAGGCTGCCTCTGGGCCCATAGAGGACAATGCACTGTGCACTTTGGCCTTCCCCAACTTCTTCACAGACTGCTCCATACCTCAGGTCACTTATGATTTAAGTGGTGGTTATAACAGAGCTAATTATTCATCTCTATGAGAAACTGACAACTCTGTTCTTAGAAGTGCTGTTAAAAAGATAAAGTTGCTGTGAGAAGTTTAACACTAGTCTAAGAGAGTTACTGTATCATATTTGTTGATCTGTTGTGGCAGTCATATTGCAACtggatttaaatattttgtatcATCCCCTCTCAACAACATGTGTGACTTTTCCTAAGAGAAACATGACGtctttcataaaaaaatgtccaaaGCTTCTCAAGTGACTGAATACTTTTCAACACCCCAGTTTTACGACAGTTCTGTTAAATTGTTCCTCACGTGGATATTATTTTCTGTATCTCAGGCAATTTTCTAATGACATTCTGAATGAAAATACATCTGACTTTGGGTATGCTTCAGCTTTGCCAGCAGAGTATGTGAGTCTGTTCATTAGGATGCATCTTATTAATTTGGGTATTTGTTACTGAAGTCATTTCATCccaacattttcacattttgcaaaacaaaaacacacaagctGCAGAAATAGCTGTTGGTTTAGTACACTAAACATCACTTATTGCTAGAAGATGAGATTATAGAagtgtttgtcactgtttgtcGCTGCAGCAATCTCTCAGCAAGGCACTTTTTCACTCCTGTAAGTAAGAGCTCTGTGTGGAGACATGTACTGTAGAGGGGGGAAGTCATTTTTTGCTGAAATGATGATGACAACAATGTGTGATGCCGTGTttgttttacaacattttacagCTCAGAAATGATTTCCAGTCAGCAGATTTACCATTTGTATCAATTTTGTTGGAAAAGCCTTAAATGTATCTAGCTATTGTAAGAGGACAAAATAAAGCTGGTCTTTATTACTGGGACAACAGCGTCAGTTTTTGTGTACATCATTAATCATAAGTGTTAAGGTGTGATTATCAAAATACAGGAGGGCAAAAACACTGCATGGAATAATGTCTCTAAAATGCATTTATAGTCTTGTATTTAGGTCTCGTATTTTGTCTTGCAAATAAAGAGGAATTGAGGAATTAAAGTCCTGAACCTCCTTTGGGAGTCAGATCAACAAACTCTATTGAGTGTTTTAAATAATCATTACTTCAAAATCTATTTATtcttaaagacattttattgaTGCATCTTTGCCCTGATTTGTTCTTATAtgttttgcttgtgtttgtatttatttattcaatgcTTTTTTCATTCTTCTGTAACCGCAAAGCACTGTGTTACCTTGGGTTTGGagagtgctttataaataaagatgtaTTTACTTACTATTAGGAAGCAATCCAGTGCAACTGTCCCGTATTAAACTATGACAGAGTTGaatcaaaacagaaaacactaaAGCAATGCTCTGAGCAAAAACAGAACAGTTGAAGTATCTACCGCAGGGCTGACGTATTGCATTGCATTACATCCATCAGATGCTTCCATCATTCTTGTCACAAAGAGTATTTAAATTATATAAGATTTATAATTCACTctaatatgaatattaatatatgaGTTGCTTTAAAAGGCTAATTACTGGATGCTGATTTCATACTATACCAATATGTTCTGTGTCTGTTCCAATAAATTGAGATTCCTGTCTCTTGAGATTAGATGTTAGtcaaaagggggaaaaaaaacacctaacAAATCcgaggagtaaaaaaaaagaaaagattttatAACTTTAGCACATTGGAGAAAGAATCCAGTGCTGCATGATTCATTTTACATTTCCTCTGGGACTGAGAGCCGGCTGGTAAACACCCTGTGCAACATAAACACCTCAAAGTGTTGTGAGATTAGGAAAATGAAAGTTCATGTAAATGTTAAACCTCTTCACATCATTACCCATAATTAACTTTACAACAAACATGTTCTTGTTTCCACTAATGAGCAAAGATGGAGGAAGTGTGACATTCATGTCAATTATATTCCAGCATTAGGCCACCACAGCAGTCCACTAGTTTATTTATTGGCTAAGTGTATAAATATGGGCATTGTGCTAATACTTGCTGAGGATTCATGTATTTCCTGCAGTTTTTACATTAAGTTGGTGAAGCTGAAAACTTTCCATACCATTACCTTCTCACAGGAGGTCTGTCCCCGGAGATTTGAATACCATGACCCAACTAATATCACCCTCTGCTGGCTGTTGAAGGTCCATTCGTTCACCTCCcaacatggaggcaaaacatcaTGGTGCAGAAATTCTGTCTCAGTCTTAAGTCTGCACGATGAACTCTCAAAAGTACAGTAGCTGAAAAAAGAGTCACATTGCATGAGTCTGTGGCCTAAATGttactaactaaactaaactacaaCTAAAACGTGCTAGGAATGGATGAATTACGGTACAGGCACAGAGGCTCACAGTGTCAGGGGCCACCCCAGCCTTCACCTGCAGAATGCAACTCAAATTAACTATTGAcgaggaagagactcaaaatcaccacaaacagacacaaaaggatgacaaagagatgcaaaggaacaggaaacagacacgaaattattacaaaaatgggcaaaacaagcacaaagagacacaaaacaaccacatgaagacacataacaactacaaagtgacaaaaattacttaaagagacacaaaatgatctcaaaaaggcacaaaaaaaaagatgcaaactACCACAAGGTCTTGCCCCTGTGTAGGAGGGATGCTGGGGTCCTTTGCCTATCTCTGCTCAGGGACCCATAGTCTCATAATTCACTCATAATAGGGTCTGCAAACCTGAGTACATTTTGTGCAGCAGCAGTAAGCGCATCCTGGTTGTTGCAAATATTAGAGACGTTTTAACAAGAACAAGTCTTTTTTAATAACATAAAGAAATATTCCCTGTGATACCCGTCTGTTCAGGATTGATCAGAAACTATACAAGAGGAATTTCAAATCAAGGGAAGTCCCTAAACtcacatttcatatttttctttagcTTTTCAGTTAACTCAACATGCATGATTTCACTCAACGCTGTATCATGTCATCTTAgtcaaacatgaacacacactgagatctgaccaacagtcctcagGTCTTACTTGGCAGCTCAGATGGAGTTTCCTGCGGGTTAAGTGCCTTGACTTGTTATTGAAGGATGCAAGAGCAATTTTCAGTATTTCTCCACAATTTATTGACCCATAGCTCACTCTCTTCCTCAATTTTCAATCAAGTAACAACATAAAATGGCAGAGCACCACAAATATGTCCATCAGTGCTGTATCCGCAGGCCTGAAAGCAGTTCTCAATGAGCACTCTAGATGGCAGTAATGTTCCATTGAAAAGCCAATGTCCACCACTCCCATTCAGACGCAAAGGCTCTTGTATCTGATGTATGAGATTATGTATGAAATTGTAGCCTTGTGCTTCTTCAGATGTCTTTCCATAAAATGAATCTGTCCTGAATTTATTAAGTTGGAGGGGAATGAATGCTTGTAAACTACAAATTTTAATCTCTTAGTCTTTTTCACAGTTGGTTTGAGGATTTCTGCTCACCAGTGTTAAGATGCTTACTCCTGTAAGCGTATTATATTATGGTGTGCATATTCATTGTAATATATGCTCTACTTTGAAGCTAATATTGTCTGCCAGGCATTTTTTTCATTACCTCCTACCAGCTGGCTTTGTTTGCAGATTGGTCAGCACTACCCTATGTCATATGCAGGACAAAACAATATTCTGGCAATTTGCAATACAGCAAGCTACACACACAGAAGGCACATGGATTTTCTGTCCCTGAGTTGACACCGGCTGATACATTCAGATTAGGCCCTCCTGATGGAACCACAACTGTATCCTGCTTTGATTTATGGCACACTGGAGATGCAGTGTTTGTCAAAGCGATTAACAAGATCTGTGTTGGCGCAGACCTGAATAACAAGAGCCAGATATCTAGGTAAACTAGATAATATACAGCATATTTTATCTGGCATGGTATGTGATGTCCTTTAATGCAAAAAAACTGTACACACAGATGATATAATGTGTTGtatatgcacgcacacacatatataatgAATGGAGGAACGTAGTAAAAACACAACCGGTGCTGAAATGAACTCCGCTGCAGAAAAGTTATACATTTTAGAGTTGTTTGCTTCATAGTGCTACACTGGAAAATTGAGTATCCATCCACACTTGCCCTCTCACTGACCTTTCACAGCTAGTCCTCATGTCTTGTTAACGCCACTGGGGTGGAAGCGCAGCGGCAGATGATATCCACAAGCCTTTGTAGCCTCTCTCAGCGACATGCAACTTTTGTGTCTGAGCGTAAGTcagaaaatcattttttcatgtttgttgtATGGAGGGCGAATATGACAGAAATAATTCAGATGCAGGCTATCAAAACATGGCTTTACCATTATCTTTAATGAAGTGCTTTGTAAGAAAAATGACACATTACCACAGGTAAAATAAGCTGTGAATGGCTCGTGATATCTGATTGCTTGTAAAGATTACAATGTTTGAAACTTGAAACGTGCCCACACAGCACCTATTGATTTCCTATCGACGTATTCAGTTAGGTACTTTGTGAACACCAAATTGAACTTTAAATCCTCAACTCCAGAAATGTTATTTAATCACAGAGGGTGTTGTAGGCAGCTTACCACCTTTCAAGGACCTTCTTATGCAACCTCTTCAAGGCTGTAAATAAAGTCAGTGCAGAGAAATATGTCTTCACAGTGCATTTCTCACATCTCGTATTGCAAAGCCTCAACCAGTGATAGCAGTTAGTCTCTGTgaacattaatttcaaattAATAATGTATCCCTGCCTGATCCTTTTTCTTGTCTATGGTAGTGAGATTACCCCAAAAGACAATTTGCTTACAGCACAGTATATTTCCTTCCatatgtatttcatgtctcGCTGCTTTCCATTTAAGTCTGCATTCATTTTCAGCAGCTATGATGCACTGTTTTCCTCCTCAGGGTGTTGTGGGTATGCTTGCttacatctgtgtgtttttgtcagtgtgaTAACAATTGCAAGCTGTGCACATGACAAAAGTCTTGGCTAGATTAAAGACAATACTACAGGAGATTTTTTCATCTCCAGCAGATGCTAGCCATACTGACAGACACAACTCTCTCATGCAAATCACATTAATAAATATCAGTCTAAAAGCCATTCCCTGCTCAGATGACAGACTTTAATAGGTGGAGTCCCTTCTGTTATGACTTTaagaaaaacagctcattttactTCGGCATGATTAAATGGACAAACCTGAACTATCAAAGAGGTCTAAGAAAGCCAAATGAAAATGTCACTAAGGTAAATTTCATCTGATGTTTTAAATTTGTAGGAAGGGCCTGATAACACACTCCAATGCATAAGGGTgctgaaattattttttctcatcttAGTACATATACTTAGAGAAgtttttcactgctggaaaattgtcttttcataaaactggctgtctgtgcagtagaaagatggaaacgtttttaaaatatgtgctgacaagagaaaacagagaaatagAGCCgtggcttttgtttttgctcaagaggtagagaACCTACAACTGCCAGGATGTACTGTGCTGCATCGGACCAATAAACATTCCTGATcgtgggtgatgtaatgtgaGCTTGGCTGTTTGtccaggaaacaatatggcagccgaATGCTGACAAATAAtccaaattacagttaaacgtatgctaaaatatgtttctgaaaacatttgagggaagaaataggcaacacagtaacgtaatcttgtttcatatttgatcaacactgcttacctttactgtttgatctcagtttcttcagcctccatttttaccAAGTATTATGACGCCTGCAAATTCTCATATTATGAGACATGTATAACTGCAGACACATTCTGTTTGTAACGTACATTCTGTTTGTAACGTACACCACATGCCATGCCCACCTGTGTTGGCCAAGTTAGCCtactttcaaaatataatacattacattattgAGGTTTGGAACAAACCAAAACTTAGAATTTTCTGTC
Coding sequences within:
- the LOC126403703 gene encoding protein FAM181B; the protein is MAVQTAIMNPQFMNFCFPGSVMEYDVEKSLDGSLLGEAENDEDYKETTRDLLSFIDSASSNIKLALDKPVKSKRKVNHRKYLQKQIKRCTGIITPGNVAEAPVKRQGSPLAQPSPLQSKTLPKRDGVQANLQSKSLAALFSPVKDIRGEKAKKPPLRHRNLPPSFFTEPANCSKVSSTSGMTLKDLERGNPEAAEFFELLGPDYSNMVSDQDLYQSMPVRVQPEMGGPDPASYDAHHLVGGLLYAEPWTSCSGPSKKLGESLRTGPTQPPVYCPSEAASGPIEDNALCTLAFPNFFTDCSIPQVTYDLSGGYNRANYSSL